From the genome of Deinococcus sp. JMULE3, one region includes:
- the glgP gene encoding alpha-glucan family phosphorylase, with protein MNVIGKVTVLPQLPPGIARLSELAYNLYWSWTPHAQALYQELDSANWERFQHNPVRQLLEVPQARLEQAAADPAYLARYAKVMADFDAYMGKQDTWAAKNAAGMKPVAYFSMEYAFHESLPIYSGGLGVLAGDHCKSASDLGIPFTAVGMLFHQGYFRQLFDKDGWQNEAYDELDLTTLPITPALTEGGEEARVKVRIGDRDVHVRIWNLNVGRIRVLLLDTNVPENNEDDRKLTARLYGGNQELRVQQYVLLGVAGIRALRVLNVPGDVYHMNEGHAALLGLERTREYVARGLDFKTALETVASSTLFTTHTPVAAGNDAFAYDLMDRYIGAWPAQLATSRDELYRLAEHEQMWDGHPVPTFSMTVFALNMSRAANGVSELHGEVSRDMWKFLYPGAETEEVPIGHVTNGAHNLTFTSQAMRDLLGTVLPADWTERLEDEQMWEAVEGLTDQQLQDVQRDMKRDMITFVRGRMREQMLRNGASAADVAATDTLLDENTLTIGFARRFATYKRATLLFRDKARLSRIVNHPERPVQFVFAGKAHPADNPGKSFIQEIYRVSQEPEFRGKIVILENYDMHVARHLVQGVDIWLNNPRRPLEASGTSGMKASFNGSPNLSILDGWWREGFDGTNGWPIGEEREYADLNVQDDADAFSMYHTLETDITPRYYGGLSGQPTWASTVRRAIQTVSPRFSMQRQVIDYVQKYYRPIAERGAKLASGNSTRARELAAWKGWVRQQWPYTTLTATAQLPATARPGQSVPVTAHVNPAGINLDELRVEAVLNRGGHLTRVPLTSRGGGTFSAEIPLKDSGLYSVGVRMLPVIDGLSNDLEAGLIKWA; from the coding sequence ATGAACGTCATTGGCAAGGTCACGGTGCTGCCTCAGCTGCCGCCCGGCATCGCGCGGCTGTCGGAACTGGCTTACAACCTCTACTGGTCGTGGACGCCGCACGCTCAGGCGCTGTATCAGGAACTCGATTCGGCAAATTGGGAGCGCTTCCAGCACAACCCGGTGCGCCAGCTGCTCGAAGTGCCCCAGGCCCGCCTGGAACAGGCCGCCGCGGACCCCGCGTACCTCGCGCGCTACGCGAAAGTCATGGCCGACTTCGACGCCTACATGGGCAAGCAGGACACCTGGGCCGCGAAGAACGCCGCGGGCATGAAGCCGGTCGCGTACTTCAGCATGGAGTACGCCTTCCACGAGTCCCTGCCCATCTACTCCGGCGGTCTGGGCGTGCTCGCGGGCGACCACTGCAAGAGTGCCTCGGACCTCGGGATTCCCTTCACGGCGGTCGGCATGCTGTTCCACCAGGGGTACTTCCGGCAGCTGTTCGACAAAGACGGCTGGCAGAACGAGGCCTACGACGAACTCGACCTGACCACCCTGCCCATCACGCCCGCCCTGACCGAAGGTGGCGAGGAGGCGCGCGTGAAGGTCCGCATCGGCGACCGCGACGTGCACGTCCGCATCTGGAACCTGAACGTGGGCCGCATCAGGGTGCTGCTGCTCGACACGAACGTCCCCGAGAACAACGAGGACGACCGTAAGCTGACGGCCCGCCTGTACGGCGGCAATCAGGAACTGCGCGTGCAGCAGTACGTCCTGCTGGGCGTGGCGGGCATCCGCGCGCTGCGCGTCCTGAACGTCCCCGGCGACGTGTACCACATGAACGAGGGTCACGCCGCGCTGCTGGGCCTGGAACGCACCCGCGAGTACGTGGCGCGCGGCCTGGACTTCAAGACCGCCCTGGAAACCGTGGCCAGCTCGACGCTGTTCACCACGCACACGCCCGTCGCCGCCGGGAACGACGCCTTCGCGTACGACCTGATGGACCGCTACATCGGCGCGTGGCCCGCCCAGCTCGCCACCAGCCGCGACGAACTGTACCGGCTGGCCGAGCACGAGCAGATGTGGGACGGCCACCCGGTCCCGACCTTCTCCATGACGGTGTTCGCGCTGAACATGAGCCGCGCGGCGAACGGCGTGTCCGAACTGCACGGCGAGGTCAGCCGCGACATGTGGAAGTTCCTGTACCCCGGTGCCGAGACCGAGGAGGTGCCGATCGGGCACGTCACGAACGGCGCGCACAACCTCACCTTCACGTCCCAGGCCATGCGTGACCTGCTGGGCACCGTGCTCCCCGCCGACTGGACCGAGCGTCTGGAAGACGAGCAGATGTGGGAAGCCGTCGAGGGACTGACCGACCAGCAGCTGCAGGACGTGCAGCGCGACATGAAGCGCGACATGATCACCTTCGTGCGCGGCCGCATGCGCGAGCAGATGCTCCGCAACGGCGCGTCCGCCGCGGACGTCGCGGCCACCGACACCCTGCTCGACGAGAACACCCTGACCATCGGCTTCGCGCGCAGATTTGCGACGTACAAGCGCGCCACGCTGCTGTTCCGCGACAAGGCCCGCCTGAGCCGCATCGTGAACCACCCCGAGCGGCCCGTGCAGTTCGTGTTCGCCGGGAAGGCCCACCCCGCCGACAACCCCGGCAAGTCCTTCATTCAGGAGATCTACCGCGTGTCACAGGAACCCGAGTTCCGCGGCAAGATCGTCATCCTGGAAAACTACGACATGCACGTCGCCCGTCACCTCGTGCAGGGCGTGGACATCTGGCTGAACAACCCCCGCCGCCCCCTGGAGGCCTCCGGCACCAGCGGCATGAAGGCCAGCTTCAACGGCAGCCCCAACCTCTCCATCCTGGACGGCTGGTGGCGCGAAGGTTTTGATGGCACGAACGGCTGGCCCATCGGCGAGGAACGCGAGTACGCCGACCTGAACGTCCAGGACGACGCGGACGCCTTCAGCATGTACCACACGCTGGAAACCGACATCACGCCCCGCTACTACGGCGGCCTGAGCGGCCAGCCCACCTGGGCGTCCACGGTGCGCCGCGCCATCCAGACGGTCAGCCCGCGCTTCTCCATGCAGCGTCAGGTGATCGACTACGTGCAGAAGTACTACCGGCCCATCGCCGAGCGCGGCGCGAAACTCGCCAGTGGCAACAGCACCCGCGCGCGCGAACTCGCCGCGTGGAAGGGCTGGGTGCGCCAGCAGTGGCCCTACACCACCCTGACCGCCACTGCCCAGCTGCCCGCCACCGCCCGCCCCGGCCAGAGCGTCCCCGTCACCGCGCACGTGAACCCCGCCGGGATCAACCTGGACGAACTGCGCGTCGAGGCGGTCCTGAACCGCGGCGGCCACCTGACCCGCGTGCCCCTGACCAGCCGCGGCGGCGGCACGTTCAGCGCCGAGATCCCCCTGAAGGACAGCGGCCTGTACTCGGTCGGCGTGCGCATGCTGCCCGTGATCGACGGGCTGAGCAACGACCTGGAAGCCGGCCTGATCAAGTGGGCCTGA
- a CDS encoding carboxymuconolactone decarboxylase family protein — protein sequence MSDQLERGKRKRAQVMGQEYVDRAFSGDPEAFGADYQRFLTEYAWGAAWGRGNLTDRERHMVTLGILAALGREREFEGHVRATRNTGVSARDLSDVLHQVAIYAGVPAGLSGFTIAKRVLEEQE from the coding sequence ATGAGCGACCAACTGGAACGCGGGAAACGCAAGCGCGCGCAGGTCATGGGGCAGGAGTACGTGGACCGGGCGTTCAGTGGCGACCCCGAGGCGTTCGGCGCGGACTACCAGCGTTTCCTGACCGAGTACGCCTGGGGCGCGGCGTGGGGCCGGGGGAACCTGACGGACCGCGAGCGGCACATGGTCACGCTGGGCATCCTGGCGGCGCTGGGCCGCGAGCGGGAGTTCGAGGGCCACGTTCGCGCGACCCGCAACACCGGGGTCAGTGCCCGTGATCTGAGTGACGTGCTGCATCAGGTAGCGATCTACGCCGGTGTCCCGGCGGGCCTGAGCGGGTTCACCATCGCAAAGCGGGTGCTGGAGGAGCAGGAGTAG
- a CDS encoding DMT family transporter, translating to MLSIQGGAAFAKTLFPTLGPAGTTTVRVALAAALLMLVFRPALNRLSWVQWRAILPYGAALGLMNLAFYESLRLLPLGLAVTLEFVGPLLLSLALSRRPLDVAWVALAGLGIVLISPIGSGGAGNVPVLGIVLALVAGGMWALYILAGGAVGRRVPGTTGVVAGMIVAALVTLPFGVIQAGPALLAPHALLLGLGVAVLSSALPYTLEMRALRAIPARIFGVMMSIEPALAALSGLLFLGERLTAVQWAAMACVIAASAGINLTGKAAHSEPEPVN from the coding sequence ATGCTGAGCATCCAGGGCGGCGCGGCCTTCGCGAAGACGCTGTTCCCGACGCTGGGTCCGGCGGGGACGACCACGGTCCGCGTGGCGCTCGCGGCGGCGCTGCTGATGCTGGTGTTCCGTCCCGCGCTGAACCGCCTGTCGTGGGTGCAGTGGCGGGCGATCCTCCCGTACGGCGCGGCGCTGGGCCTGATGAACCTCGCGTTCTACGAGTCGCTGCGGCTGCTGCCGCTGGGGCTGGCGGTCACGCTGGAGTTCGTGGGGCCGCTGCTGCTGTCGCTGGCGCTGTCGCGCCGTCCGCTGGACGTGGCGTGGGTGGCGCTGGCGGGGCTGGGCATCGTGCTGATCTCCCCCATCGGCAGTGGCGGGGCCGGGAACGTCCCGGTGCTGGGCATCGTGCTGGCGCTCGTGGCGGGCGGGATGTGGGCGCTGTATATCCTCGCGGGGGGCGCGGTGGGCCGCCGGGTGCCCGGCACGACCGGCGTGGTGGCAGGCATGATCGTCGCCGCGCTCGTCACCCTGCCGTTCGGCGTGATTCAGGCAGGTCCGGCGCTGCTCGCGCCGCACGCGCTGCTGCTGGGCCTGGGCGTCGCGGTGCTGTCCAGCGCGCTGCCGTACACGCTGGAGATGCGCGCCCTGCGCGCCATTCCCGCCCGGATCTTCGGCGTGATGATGAGCATCGAACCGGCCCTGGCGGCCCTGAGCGGCCTGCTGTTCCTCGGCGAGCGCCTCACGGCCGTGCAGTGGGCCGCGATGGCCTGCGTGATCGCCGCCAGCGCCGGAATCAACCTGACCGGCAAGGCCGCGC